From one Drosophila subpulchrella strain 33 F10 #4 breed RU33 chromosome 3L, RU_Dsub_v1.1 Primary Assembly, whole genome shotgun sequence genomic stretch:
- the LOC119552537 gene encoding transcription initiation factor TFIID subunit 5 produces MKRTSTKDASSNRNFKSSQVQKRHSRTILEIPGTPYENVGSTSDSDSDDSRDEIRKQLLNLEDKLKEQKTKKPKAEFHRVKMNKWYLKEFEEQLGLEIGGSDDSGDAYDSKSEKTISSDSDKISDSDDSNSDDSGWLESIKNVSLCSLDKRTEDCKPKPEEQSFSMPVFRGPMPSMPIYDEKTSDFEIVQTPKQPEIIQEDIEMIKPNELDETPSNLDNINLSPIEDVEFFSDSDSSSEFGLSLSFMENDPEVEDTLEQLDDPPQSKLTYWEEMSALPVDTGEISQEELIAILKEEENEKNAEKSQNSTEHRSDSELEEVTRDQTKLHDGLDFYEDSAQLLEGRDNFSSVVIKEDSVFVDYQEAIKKLEILVQSAPSHLKYEIYLLIYPLMVLTYLQMVASDKVQKARAFILSYQDEFDDSYAPRLVKLKDISRPEEVPNKARKLLAGLQKIKMEMSESAYRQLLFDTEEWPRGQQEKLLVHFHIQSYNDEQKPQQRFEIGKPLLEPIFYGAPEPLHKKDFTPRPFLQKRRRKKNEPQTHKNLHLPPGDKMYSPNIKRMDLLHRKNDEQYRVRLDRDNLPSAYLYTVPPCDEVVICAHFSDNISMLALGTVASAIHVFSLKPSKLVKLKPASWLKVLDTGMAGVDKGMLDPNSKCTKRTLYGHQGPVYGCSFNPDDRFLLSCSEDFTVRLWCLLSWSCVVIYPGHLAPVCHVVFAPMGYYFATASGDCTARVWMQDNRKPARILIGHLDELAVCIFHPNRHYLATGSADSTVRIWDVIKASQVRLFRGHRARITALTYSICGRYLVSGGDDKLIMVWDTANETLIRFLEHHKSSINTMEIGLDNNILVVGGQDCQMTYWDFERLVKEYLNGTRSSRKQNQAEKQDSNVEEFLLKSFPSQDAPFYMVHFSRRNLLLGFCATPQALKNNILDKDLKQQQEEKKVKFDNWLHFLDTVKLKACFHLKDKFNLSTKKVQKKWMLKRITK; encoded by the exons ATGAAGAGAACCAGTACA AAGGATGCGAGCTCTAATCGTAATTTTAAGTCATCTCAAGTCCAAAAAAGGCATTCCCGCACCATCCTGGAAATCCCAGGGACGCCATATGAAAATGTGGGCTCAACGTCCGATTCGGATTCCGATGATTCAAGGGATGAGATACGAAAGCAACTTCTGAATCTTGAGGATAAACTGAAagaacaaaaaaccaaaaagccTAAAGCCGAGTTTCACCGGGTGAAGATGAACAAATGGTACTTAAAAGAATTTGAGGAGCAATTGGGCCTCGAAATCGGTGGATCCGATGATTCAGGAGATGCGTATGATAGTAAAAGCGAAAAAACTATCAGCTCAGATTCCGATAAGATCAGCGATTCGGATGATTCCAACTCTGATG ACTCCGGTTGGCTCGAAAGCATAAAGAATGTAAGTCTATGTTCATTGGATAAAAG aactGAAGATTGCAAGCCAAAGCCCGAAGAACAATCGTTTTCAATGCCAGTTTTTCGTGGTCCCATGCCCTCCATGCCAATATATGACGAAAAAACCAGTGATTTTGAAATAGTCCAGACTCCAAAACAGCCTGAAATAATTCAAGAAGACAT AGAAATGATAAAGCCAAATGAGTTGGATGAAACCCCATCGAACTTGGATAATATAAACTTGAGCCCCATTGAGGACGTGGAATTTTTTTCTGATAGCGACTCTAGCTCCGAATTTGGCTTGAGTCTTAGTTTTATGGAAAACGATCCAGAGGTCGAAGATACTCTGGAGCAATTGGATGACCCACCTCAAAGTAAACTAACCTACTGGGAGGAGATGTCCGCACTTCCAGTTGACACAGGTGAAATTTCTCAAGAAGAACTTATTGCTATTTTAAAGGAAGAAGAAAATGAGAAGAATGCAGAAAAATCCCAGAATTCCACAGAACATCGAAGTGATTCTGAGCTAGAGGAAGTCACCAGAGATCAAACTAAGTTGCATGATGGCTTGGATTTTTACGAAGATAGTGCTCAGCTTCTGGAGGGCAGGGATAACTTTAGTTCGGTGGTCATCAAGGAGGATTCGGTTTTCGTGGACTATCAAGAGGCTATCAAGAAACTTGAGATACTGGTCCAATCCGCTCCTAGTCATCTCAAATATGAGATATACCTATTGATATATCCCCTGATGGTCCTGACTTATCTGCAAATGGTGGCCAGTGATAAGGTTCAGAAGGCAAGGGCGTTTATCCTTTCATATCAGGATGAATTTGATGACTCTTATGCACCAAGACTGGTGAAACTTAAGGATATTAGCAGGCCTGAAGAAGTTCCGAATAAGGCGAGGAAACTGCTGGCTGGTCTCCAGAAAATTAAGATGGAAATGTCGGAAAGCGCTTATCGTCAGCTTCTTTTTGATACAGAGGAATGGCCCAGAGGTCAGCAGGAGAAGTTGCTAGTCCATTTTCATATTCAAAGCTATAATGATGAGCAGAAGCCCCAGCAGCGTTTTGAGATTGGTAAACCTCTATTGGAACCAATTTTTTATGGGGCCCCGGAACCTTTGCATAAGAAAGATTTCACCCCTCGTCCTTTTCTTCAGAAACGTCGCAGGAAGAAGAACGAACCGCAGACTCATAAGAATCTTCACTTGCCCCCGGGCGATAAGATGTATAGTCCCAATATTAAGAGAATGGATTTGCTGCATAGGAAGAACGACGAACAGTATCGAGTTAGATTGGATCGGGATAACCTGCCGTCGGCCTATCTTTATACAGTTCCTCCCTGTGATGAGGTGGTGATATGTGCCCACTTTTCGGACAACATCAGCATGTTGGCTCTGGGAACTGTAGCCTCGGCCATTCACGTTTTCTCCCTGAAACCCTCGAAATTGGTTAAACTGAAACCGGCAAGCTGGCTAAAAGTCCTGGACACCGGAATGGCTGGTGTTGATAAGGGTATGTTGGATCCCAACAGCAAATGTACCAAGCGAACTCTTTACGGTCATCAAGGACCTGTTTATGGCTGTTCCTTCAACCCGGACGATCGCTTTTTGCTTAGTTGTTCGGAGGATTTCACCGTTCGATTGTGGTGTCTTCTATCCTGGAGTTGTGTGGTCATATATCCTGGACATTTGGCACCAGTATGCCATGTGGTATTCGCACCAATGGGTTACTATTTCGCAACCGCCTCGGGCGATTGCACGGCCAGAGTTTGGATGCAGGATAATAGAAAACCAGCTCGAATTCTCATAGGACATTTGGACGAACTTGCGGTGTGCATATTCCACCCAAATCGTCACTACTTGGCCACTGGATCTGCTGATTCAACAGTTCGAATTTGGGATGTGATAAAGGCCAGCCAAGTGCGACTTTTCAGGGGTCACCGGGCCAGAATAACAGCCTTGACCTACTCCATTTGCGGTCGTTACTTGGTTTCTGGTGGAGATGACAAACTCATCATGGTTTGGGATACAGCCAACGAGACTTTGATTCGCTTTCTAGAACATCACAAGTCGTCCATTAACACCATGGAGATCGGTTTGGATAACAACATATTGGTGGTGGGTGGACAGGATTGTCAGATGACCTATTGGGACTTTGAACGGCTGGTAAAGGAGTACCTGAATGGGACTAGGTCTTCAAGAAAACAGAACCAGGCCGAAAAACAAGATTCGAATGTTGAAGAATTCCTTCTAAAGTCTTTTCCCAGCCAAGACGCTCCATTTTACATGGTCCACTTCAGCCGTCGCAATCTTTTGCTGGGATTTTGTGCAACTCCCCaggcattaaaaaataatatcctCGATAAGGATTTAAAGCAACAACAGGAGGAGAAAAAAGTTAAGTTCGACAATTGGCTGCATTTTCTGGACACGGTGAAGTTGAAGGCTTGTTTTCACCTCAAggataaatttaatttaagtacCAAAAAGGTGCAGAAGAAATGGATGCTCAAAAgaataactaaataa